A genome region from Solanum pennellii chromosome 12, SPENNV200 includes the following:
- the LOC114075322 gene encoding uncharacterized protein LOC114075322: MAIDLGVQELIVLGDSDLLIRQAQGEWKTRDLKLLPYRKCVEDLSKRFRYIEFRYIPRFHNDLADALATLASMLPYPGNTYITPLEIQVRDQHGYCNTVEAEPDGDPWYSDIKNFLKTGRCSEHANKSQKRTIRRLANVFFLSGDVLYKRTPDLNLLRCLDAEEAEKIMNEVHAGVCGPHMNGYVLAKKILRAGYYWLTMEKDCFHFV, translated from the coding sequence ATGGCAATAGATTTGGGTGTGCAAGAATTAATTGTGTTGGGAGATTCTGATTTGCTTATCCGACAAGCTCAAGGCGAATGGAAAACTCGAGACCTCAAGCTCCTTCCATATAGAAAATGTGTGGAAGATCTTAGCAAAAGGTTCAGGTACATCGAGTTTAGATACATTCCCAGGTTTCATAATGATTTGGCCGATGCCTTGGCTACTTTGGCCTCAATGCTTCCCTATCCTGGAAACACTTACATCACCCCATTAGAGATTCAAGTTCGGGACCAACATGGCTATTGTAATACAGTGGAAGCAGAACCTGATGGTGATCCATGGTACTCAGACATCAAGAATTTTTTGAAGACAGGGAGATGCTCCGAACATGCCAACAAAAGCCAAAAAAGAACTATTAGACGTCTGGCTAATGTTTTCTTTTTGAGCGGGGATGTTTTGTATAAACGAACTCCGGATTTGAATTTATTGAGATGTTTGGATGCTGAAGAAGCCgagaaaattatgaatgaagtgCACGCTGGGGTATGTGGACCACACATGAATGGATATGTCCTTGCAAAAAAGATACTCCGGGCGGGGTATTATTGGCTTACCATGGAAAAAGATTGCTttcactttgtgtaa
- the LOC114075323 gene encoding uncharacterized protein LOC114075323 yields MVQGTRQWHEKLPFALLGYRKTVRTSIGATPYLLVYGTEAVIPRDVEIPSLRIIVEAEIEDTEWVKTRLEQLALIDEKRLTAVCFGQLYQQRMARAYNKKVHQRHFEVGQLVLKRVLPHQEEAKGKFSQNWQGPYLIKEVLSKGALHVTDVEGKTTGIIFNADSVKRYYI; encoded by the coding sequence ATGGTTCAAGGCACTAGACAATGGCATGAGAAACTGCCTTTTGCACTTTTAGGATATCGCAAAACAGTGCGTACCTCGATTGGTGCAACTCCTTATTTGCTGGTGTATGGAACTGAGGCTGTGATTCCAAGAGATGTTGAAATTCCATCTCTTCGAATTATTGTTGAGGCTGAAATTGAAGATACCGAATGGGTCAAAACCCGACTAGAGCAACTCGCTTTAATAGACGAGAAACGATTGACAGCTGTCTGTTTTGGTCAGCTTTATCAGCAAAGGATGGCTCGTGCATACAACAAAAAGGTGCACCAAAGACACTTTGAAGTAGGTCAACTGGTCTTAAAGCGCGTTCTCCCGCACCAAGAAGAAGCAAAGGGAAAGTTTTCCCAAAATTGGCAAGGTCCATATCTTATCAAGGAAGTATTGTCTAAAGGAGCCCTGCACGTTACTGATGTGGAAGGAAAAACCACGGGCATAATTTTTAATGCAGATTCAGTCAAAAGATACTACATATAA